From a region of the Primulina eburnea isolate SZY01 chromosome 7, ASM2296580v1, whole genome shotgun sequence genome:
- the LOC140837466 gene encoding alpha,alpha-trehalose-phosphate synthase [UDP-forming] 6-like: protein MVSRSYSNLLELASGETPGPSFGRLSRRIPRVMTVAGIMSDIDADGSESVGSEPSSSTHRDRIIIVANQLPIKVHQRTGNSKGWTFTWDENSLLLQLKDGLGDDEVEFIYVGCLKEDIHPNDQDEVSQILLKTFKCIPTFLPHDLFTRYYHGFCKQQLWPLFHYMLPLSPDLGGRFNRSLWQAYVSVNKIFADRIMEVINPEDDFVWIHDYHLMVLPTFLRKRFNRVKLGFFLHSPFPSSEIYKTLPVREELLRALLNSDLIGFHTFDYARHFLSCCSRMLGVSYESKRGYIGLEYYGRTVSIKILPVGIHMGQFQSVMNLPEIEAKVEELITQFVSQGRTILLGVDDMDIFKGISLKLLAMEQLLLQHPEKKGKVVLVQIANPARGKGKDVKEVQDETYAIVKRINETFGEPGYNPIILIDQPLKFYERVAYYVVSECCLVTAVRDGMNLIPYEYIISRQGNERLDKVSGLESSSPKKSMLVLSEFIGCSPSLSGAIRVNPWNIDAVAEAMDSALGMADAEKQLRHEKHYKYVSTHDVAYWARSFLHDLERTCKDHVRRRSWGIGFGLSFRVVALDPNFRKLAMEHIVSAYKRTTSRAILLDYDGTLMPQNSIDKKPSSKTLDILNSLCRDKKNVVFIVSAGRRDTLAEWFSSCEKLGIAAEHGYFLRMKRDEEWERCVPAVECNWKQIAEPVMKLYTETTDGSVIELKETAMGWCYEDADPDFGSCQAKELLDHLESVLANEPVTVKSGQNCVEVKPQGVSKGLVAKRLLSSMQEKGIPPDFVLCIGDDRSDEDMFEVITSYINSPALAPSAEVFACTVGRKPSKAKYYLDDTVELVRLMQGLASVVEQMVPI from the exons ATGGTGTCTAGATCATACTCTAACCTCTTGGAGCTAGCTTCTGGTGAAACTCCAGGTCCGTCTTTCGGCCGTCTGAGTCGGAGGATACCTCGTGTTATGACAGTTGCAGGAATAATGTCTGATATTGATGCTGATGGCTCGGAGAGCGTTGGCTCAGAACCATCCTCATCCACTCATCGGGATAGAATAATTATTGTGGCTAACCAGCTGCCAATAAAGGTTCACCAAAGAACGGGTAATAGCAAAGGATGGACTTTTACCTGGGACGAAAATTCTCTTCTCCTTCAGCTAAAAGATGGATTGGGTGATGacgaagttgagtttatttaCGTTGGGTGTCTTAAGGAAGACATTCATCCAAATGACCAAGATGAAGTATCTCAAATACTCTTAAAGACGTTTAAGTGCATTCCCACGTTTTTGCCTCATGATTTGTTTACCCGCTACTATCATGGGTTTTGCAAACAACAGTTATGGCCATTGTTCCACTATATGTTGCCCCTATCACCGGATCTTGGAGGTAGGTTTAATCGTTCCTTGTGGCAGGCTTATGTATCAGTTAATAAGATTTTCGCAGATAGGATCATGGAAGTGATCAACCCTGAAGATGATTTTGTATGGATTCATGATTATCATTTAATGGTATTGCCAACTTTCCTCAGGAAAAGGTTTAACCGTGTGAAGCTTGGATTTTTCCTGCATAGTCCATTTCCATCGTCTGAAATTTATAAGACCTTGCCGGTAAGAGAAGAACTTCTACGGGCTCTACTTaattcagatttgattggatttCACACGTTTGATTATGCCCGACATTTTCTCTCGTGTTGTAGTAGGATGTTAGGCGTATCTTACGAGTCGAAAAGGGGATACATAGGCCTCGAGTATTATGGTCGTACCGTTAGTATCAAGATTCTTCCTGTTGGTATTCATATGGGGCAGTTCCAATCGGTCATGAACCTCCCAGAGATAGAGGCCAAGGTAGAAGAGCTCATTACGCAGTTTGTTTCACAGGGGCGAACTATTTTGCTTGGGGTTGATGACATGGACATTTTTAAGGGCATTAGTTTGAAGTTATTGGCAATGGAACAGCTCCTATTGCAGCACCCCGAGAAGAAGGGAAAAGTGGTTTTAGTGCAGATAGCCAATCCCGCAAGGGGCAAAGGAAAAGACGTGAAAGAAGTGCAGGATGAGACATATGCAATTGTAAAGCGAATAAATGAAACTTTTGGTGAACCGGGATACAATCCCATCATCTTAATTGATCAACCTCTGAAATTCTACGAGAGAGTTGCTTATTATGTTGTTTCGGAATGTTGTTTGGTCACAGCAGTTAGAGATGGCATGAATCTTATACCATATGAGTACATAATTAGTCGTCAAGGAAATGAAAGATTGGATAAGGTGTCTGGACTGGAATCATCCTCTCCAAAAAAGAGCATGTTGGTTTTGTCCGAGTTTATTGGTTGTTCACCATCACTAAGTGGAGCTATTCGTGTTAACCCATGGAATATTGATGCTGTGGCCGAGGCAATGGACTCGGCACTTGGAATGGCGGACGCGGAAAAACAGTTGAGGCATGAGAAGCATTATAAATATGTAAGCACTCATGATGTAGCATATTGGGCTCGTAGCTTCCTGCATGATCTTGAAAGAACTTGTAAGGATCATGTACGTCGTAGATCGTGGGGGATTGGATTTGGCCTAAGTTTCAGGGTTGTCGCACTTGATCCGAATTTCAGGAAGCTGGCCATGGAACACATAGTTTCAGCTTACAAAAGGACAACAAGTCGAGCTATCCTTCTCGATTATGATGGAACTTTAATGCCTCAAAATTCAATAGACAAGAAACCAAGCTCAAAAACTCTTGATATACTGAACAGTTTGTGTAGAGACAAGAAGAACGTGGTTTTCATTGTGAGTGCCGGAAGGCGAGACACATTAGCCGAATGGTTTTCATCTTGTGAAAAGCTTGGAATCGCAGCTGAGCATGGTTATTTCCTAAG GATGAAACGAGATGAAGAGTGGGAGAGATGTGTGCCGGCAGTTGAATGCAACTGGAAGCAGATAGCTGAGCCGGTAATGAAACTTTACACTGAGACAACTGATGGTTCGGTTATAGAACTTAAGGAAACTGCTATGGGATGGTGCTACGAAGATGCGGATCCCGACTTTGGATCTTGTCAAGCTAAAGAACTTCTCGATCATCTCGAGAGTGTGCTTGCTAATGAACCTGTCACAGTCAAGAGTGGCCAGAATTGTGTAGAAGTTAAGCCACAG GGCGTCAGCAAAGGACTCGTGGCAAAACGCCTACTTTCTTCGATGCAAGAAAAGGGAATACCGCCTGATTTTGTCCTTTGCATTGGAGATGATAGATCAGACGAAGATATGTTCGAGGTGATAACAAGTTATATCAATAGCCCTGCCTTAGCACCCTCTGCAGAAGTGTTTGCATGTACCGTGGGACGCAAACCGAGCAAGGCAAAGTACTATCTCGATGATACAGTTGAATTAGTGAGGCTGATGCAGGGCTTAGCCTCGGTAGTGGAGCAGATGGTACCTATATAA